The genomic window CAGGAAGGCAACAGGAGTGAACAAGAGCAAACCCATGAAAACCTCATAACCACGTGCTAGAGTTTTTACTGATTCCCAAAACCCAGCCCGGCATACTACAGGCTTTAATGCTTGTGCAATCTGCATGATAATGAGATAAAAATGATTAGGAaaaccacaaacaaaaaaatgcaaGTTCAAGGGAAATAAGGTGCGTACTGCAGCAGTTCTAAAATAAATATGACTTTACTGATAAACTGCCTTGAGATTTCATAACagaaaggaagaaaaaataGGAATACAAAACCACACTATTCCAAGAGCCATTGGAAGCAAGTGCTTCACTAATTTGATGCATATAATTAACGACTTCAGAAGTTTGAAGTCAGTCTCGGTATACTCAGTCGTCATTTCATGGATAAGGATTTAGCATATTACtcaaaaactaataaataatttgCAAAGTGAAAGAACATTCACCTGTAGCATTCCCCAACCAGTTGGCATGAAGGCAAGAATGCAAACAACAATGTCCTGCAATGACATGTGAGCAAGGGCAATCATGGTTACTAGAATCGAGACAAAAGTCACAAATACCAATCCCTTCATTAGACGGAAGACAAGTTGAAAATCTGCACTAAATTTCCTTCTCCCAACAGACACCGTCTGAAAAGACATGGAAAAAGAAAATCAGTAAGTGGAATGAGCTTCGATAATAAGGTGCTGTAAATAATTATTGTAACTAGTTTGTATTAATTATCACAGACCTAGTTTCCGCCCCATGTGGTTAGTACTTGGCTTATAAATATAGATTAACACATGTATTTTGATAACAATTGAAATATACATGAGATAACCATACCAAGTGTCCAACCAAGGAGCAAAGCTATTAACAGCCTCTAATGTTTATATATTGATAAATCACACATCACATGAACAATTTTAACATGCTCAACAATATAAAAACTAGCTTGCTTCTAACCTTCAACACaaccaatataaaaaaaatcaccaacCATGATATGCCATAGACCTGTAAgcaagaaaaaaataatcatttaataTTCCAAATTATGAAAGTGAGATAGATAGTTGGGTAAGGGAACAACATAAGTAAATACTTACAAGGAAACTTTTTGTAGATTTTGTAAAGTTCAAGTGATAAACAAGACCATACTGATAGATGAAAAAACGCAAAGATAACAGTATCTCGGTTATGATTCCACGCATTCCGGAATATTTGAGATGCTCTTGTTCCTCCTCCCACCAAGATTCCCAACTCTTTTCAGATGGTACACCTATACCGCCTCGGATGCTAATCCATTTATTCCAATCAGTCCAATCATCAACAATCTTTTGCCACTCAAATCCAGAAGGATTGAACAAGAAGGGAGCATAAAGCCAGGTGCCCACCATAAACCACATCGGTGTGGTAATCAATAGATATGAAAGCCCGCTTCTATAAGCATTGCCAAAAATTTGGTATACAATGAGCAAAGTCATTAGCTCAATACCCTTGACAAAGTGACTACGGGAGTAAAGTCTGTAGTTGTCAGCAAATTTAGCATGGAAAACCACAAACCCTCGACCAGTAGGTCTATATTTGGCACCTCCATGAAGCAATGTCCTTCCATAATAGTGAGTTTTTGTCCCAAGCGAAAACGTGAAGAAAACTGGAGCTAGCTGCAACTGCATTAATATGAACTCACTAAGTGCAGTTCGGAATCCCCTTTCCAAGCCAATTTCCATCAACATGGGCAGAGCCATCAAAAACCCAATTTGAACAAAGGACTGAGAAGCAAGAGCCACTTGAAGAGGCTTATTGTCTCGAATGGCTTTTTGTGTGCTCAAACCTTCTTCAAGTCCACTAAGAACAAGATAAAGGCGACCATAGAGGAATACGTACACAGTGAGAACAGTAATCTGCTCAAAGTGTAAACAAGAAAACAGTTTAGAAaatattgtgaaaaaaaaaaaaaaaactaaacaagaATTACTTCGGTGGTGACGTACCAGAGTACTGAAGTAAAATCCAATTGTAGTGAAATAACAAGACAACATTCGGAAGAAGTCGAATCGGTGGCCAAGTCGGTATACATCTCGACTAAGTGTTTGCTCTCCGTTGCCATTAGCTATCTTTGCTTCAAACATAGAAATCTGGTTGAGACCCACATCTCTCCCTTTCCCAACTTGTATGTACTCATGATGAGTAACATTTCCTTCACGGAGGGTAGAATTAAAGCCTGCAAGTAACATAGTAACATTCAAATGAagaatatacaaaaaaaaaaaaagcaaatgaAGATAAGATtcaaacaggaaaaaaaaaaaggagatagGCATCACTTTACCAGCAAAGATATCTTCACTCAAATTGATAACCTTGGAGGCTTTGCTTACCCCTCCTCTTGTGAGGTGAAAAAGCCTATCAAAGACATCAGGATGCCCATAGTGGAAGCGAACCCTTCatgatcatatatataaaatgaaagcATGTTATATATTTCCTAAGCCTAATGAAAATTCAAATGGAGATCTAAAATAATATATCTAACAAgaaaaatataccaaaattttcTGACATTTATATTACCCATTTGTTATCAAAGATTTTTTAAACTCAATGATCAGTTAGTACGTCGTGTAATCAGATCGTCTCTGTGTCAGTATATACCTTCACCAGGAACATAGAGTATGGTTTTCTTTATACTAATATAGATTTTGTAGAGGTCTGGTTGCTGCTAAATTGCCACCTCTACCTTTGCTCGGTGTTTACCAGCCATCAATCAAGACTTGGGGTTTTGTAACAATAAACCCTTTTTTAACATTGTAACTTCAGCCACCATGACCAACCATGTATTTTTTCTCTCACACGCGAAGACCCTTATTTTCTCAATTCCTCTTTTTGCAGTCATAGATCacttaacaacaaaaataacataaaaacaaGAATGAGAATGAGCACATACTTCAGTGGATTAGCCAGCAATCTCTGACCAATTGTCACAAAACTGGTTTCCTGATTTGACATGAACCATGCAAGAGAAGAAACACTGAAAATTCAGAACAAAATAATAGTCAGGGACTTGTAAATTGTGAATTTTAGTTCACAGGTTTTTTTTAAGcagaataaaaacaaatcagTATGAAGAGAAAAAGCCTTTACCTTCCAGTAAATATATGCTCCCGAAGTCCAAGAATACTTGGGTACCTCACTCCATCATGCTTCTTAAGGAATTCTTGCAACAGATTCCTCATTTTTAAAGCTTCTTCCATGTAATTATCCTGTAATATAGGAAACTCGATCACCTTTATTGAAATCAGACATTATAATTGTGATTCTCAAACAAGTATTACCTGGTTCATATCTATTGTTTGCAAGCCTTCTCCCCGTGTGAACATTATGGCATGATTCTGATTTTCAGGTTTACCCTCACCCAAAATAGCTGGCCCAGGAagctttattttatatatgaccTGATCAAAACAATCAAATGCAGAGTATGAACCCAAGACTTTGATAGATAATAATGGAAAAAACTATTATGGCGGGAAAAGGCTGTTGGCTCAAACAACATTTGCAAACTCCTGAATTATATTTGGTCCTAcgcaaataataaaattatagtgAAATTACAAAATGAGTATGCGTAGTAACACAATTAGAGGAAAATATCGTTCAtgtatattgtaaaaaatagtTTACATTTACTCTTTGATTTATTTGATGGATCCTAGTTTCCTTATATTATGGGATCATGTTTGCCACTCATGATTCTTAgaattgggcctaactcaaccttacaaaatcggcttataAGGCGAGGGGTGtcactctttataaactctagTCAGGCCTTGTCTTTCAGAAGATTCAGTATCCTCTTGTGGTTGTATTTACCCTCTTTTTTGTGTGATAAAAAACTTCATTTAAAAATTACCAAAATGCATCCTTTAATTACCAAAATACACTTACCTGGTCCAAACATTGCTCAGGCTCTGTCTCGGAAGGACTACTGGATTTTGGCATAGCCttcaccaagcaggagtaataAACTTTGCTGATCTTTTTGGGTCTCTCTTTGCTAGGTTCCTCTACCTCATCGATATAGGCGACTCGAAGTGAAGGATACCTACGAAATGAAAACATATGAACCCACTAATTGgtataaacaaacataaaagCCAGAACTACAATTAACCTTGGATACTTACCTTGCCATAAGCCTCAGTATGTCCTGTGCACGAGCAACACCAGATCGCTTGTCAATCCCATATTGTTGGCACGATACCACATATGAGAATTTCATATCAGCTACAGCTTGACATTGTGTCCATAATGATCTTTCCCCCCTTGAATTATCATCTGAATTTTCTATGGCTTTATAGCCTTCCATCAAATCTGTACATTTGTATCATTGCattcagaaaataaaataaaattaagaggtTAGTTTCATGCAAAACAATCATCTACTATTCACTTTAAAACCAAATTATGagcaaattataagaaaatctTTGATCTCATCAATAGTCACCTTCATCTTTGGCCATATCGAGAAAAGCCTGAAGCTCTAAGGCTTTTCTGTAGTACATCATGCCTCTAACTGAATCAATAAAAAGTCTTCAATCAATTGTAATGATAAGAAATATGCCATTTACACTGAGGATAGGACATTTTTATAGGAACCCTCAAGTTTCAAATAAACATAGAAAGAGAGTGAAAAAAAACCAGTTCTGGTCAAAGTTTGGCCTCTGTACGATGCCCAGCGACGAAGCTCTTCTTCTAGCTCATCATATTCTTTAAGTTCATCTTCGTTGGAACAATTCACTCGTTGAAGAAAGTTATTCCATTCATCTGATGGCCAAATTACGGAAAAATGCATTAATACCCACCCGTTGAACTTAAACATCTATACAATGATTTTAAGGTAAGGGTGAACACCTGGAAAGATCTTTTGTAAGTAGAAAAGTATTGAAACACCATCTTCATTGGGTGATTCCAACTCACGCAAGGAAAAGAGAACCTCTTCTGTGTAGTATGGAGTTAAAACCCTGCAGAGTTCAAGTTGAAAGATAATATTGGAGAaactaaatattatttgatgatttaaattaaaattacaagcACTAATAATATTACATAGACTAATCCTAATAAATGACAATCAAGAAACAATGACAACCACACCTTATCTCACTAGGCAGGGGGGTAGCATACATCGATCAAACATCACCATAATGCTCTAGCATAAGTCATTTCTATAGCCAAACCATTAACCTCTCGATCTTTATTAACAGTTTCACCTAGAGTTTTTCTCAGTCTTACTCTACCTCAAGTGGTTATAGCTGCCTCTAGCCAAACCATCGTCCTCTAAATTTTTCCTGATATTGCCTATGTTGTGTTTTGTTGCAAAGCTATACATAGTCTGTCTCAAGCCTAGATAAATAGAGTGGGATGTGTTAGGCAGTCAGCTGCCAACGTAAAACTTGGTTGAATCTTTATGATGTGGATCAACAATGTATATGTCAATCAAGGAAAGCAGAAATCAAATCTTGTCCTAATATTTATCGTTATTGCggttatatatacaaaaaagaaaaaggaaacaaaGGTAAGAAAAATTATAGCCTAAAATAGTGTTATTTACATATCAACACTACCCCAAAATCTAATGAAAAGATTTCAATCATTATCAGCTAGCAAGTTAAGTTGTTGAAACAGGTATGTTGACAAACCCTTAGTTGGTACAGTTGCCAACTGACAAACCCTTAGTTGAAACAGGTATGTTGACAAACCCTTAGTTGGTACAGTTGCCAATCATTCTCATTGTAGTAGATGTAAACAACCCGCTATCTAACTTCTCTTTAATGAACTATTGGTATATTCAGATAAAgcaaattaattgtttttgctATATTCACTTAACTGGTTTATATGTTTCATCATAAAAGCATAGCTAAATATATAGAACTAAAAGAATGCTTACGAGAATGAAAGCATGTTCCGAACTTTGGGTGCTGTAGGCATATCCATAAACAGTGaatttgagaaaaatgaaatgcGTCTTTTGGCTTCTAAGTTAGATGGTACATCCATTGCTGATTCTTTTGTTGTAAGCAGCAGGTAAAGGCGCTTAATCTGAAATATTAAATATACGGCCAAAGATCATCAGATATACAGTTCAGTGTTCAAATTCTCGTCAGAACTGATTAATTAGTAGCAAACCTTCTCTGTCCAAGCTTCCGTAACCGGTTCAATTGGAAACCTGATAGCCCCTTCAGATGCAAATAACTGGTGTTGTTGCTCAAGAAGAAGCATCCCCTCATGTCCAGATCCGCCATGGATTGAATCTACCAAGCTATACATGCAAAATAATACAATCATAATCATAGAAGCAAGAGTATATCATTTAAAGATGTAGATACTTTGGGACTATCATCACCTGAATATGTGATCCTCCATCATTATATCCCTTGTCACCACCTCCAGCATGTCCTGGAATAGAATCACAACTTGGTCCCTGTCTTCAAGCTTATTGTCTAACTGCATTGAATAAAATGTGGGataagattttttcattttaacaGCTACATATTCACGATGCAAATTTCAAAAGTTACCAAATATTTGATTAGCGCAACAAATTGCCCATAGAGGCTAGGAAGGGCACTCAGTTTGAATTCACTTATTAGATCACCGGCTTCAATATGTTTGTCTACCTCTGATAGAATGTATTCTATAACCCTGAAATGAAAGGTgccaaaaatattgaaaatgtgTTTTAGATAAACAATGAATTCAAAAGTTGGTTAGGTGATGTAAAAATAAAGCAGAAAAAATGAGGAAAACAGTCATTGTCAAAAGCATTTTTATCAGAACAAATATTATCTGTTATAATTGGGATCAACTAAGGAATACTACCAACTGAGAAATACCACTCAAAGTACTGCTACACGCATCAACAACCAAGTAAACAACTGCATTATACTGTTTTGAAGGACTTACTGTTTCTCACGGTCCCCTTGAACCAAGTGCCTAATGATGCTCTTAAATGAAGCATAACACTCCCGGACAGCACAGGACATATAGTTGTCGAACTCTATTCTTTTTCTCAGCTCTCGGTCCTTTCCATTGCTGTCCTTAGCCATATCCAATGCAATTGGAATCTACAAAAGCGGATAGAAAATTGGTAATCGACATTAAGGCAGCAAACTTTCAAAAGTAagactttaaataaataaaccttGCTAGCAAGCAGAAACGGTGGCCATTGTATTAGGTCTAACTCAGGATCTGCCCAATAAGGCACAAGCAAAAGGTCCATTTCCCTGAACAGTATAACAACATCAGCACactatagtaaaaaaatatagtactcTATCTGGTatcaagagagagaagaaaagaTCAAGAACCAGAAATACAAATGTTCCCTGCAGATTACCTATTACTGATAAGATCTTCTTCTCTAAAACTAGTGATAATTTGGTTCCAAAGTTGTGCAAATCTTGCAGCTTCTTTACCTTTGTTAGATGGGATCTGTATcaataaaggaaaagtaaatCTGAAGCATAGATGCTCTAATTTTTAATCACAAGTCCAAGAATCTGATGGTAAACTAATTAACCTGGTCAAATCTGCGAGATAAAGTTGCTTTCAATCCTTTCTTTCTTGGCTCACTCTTTTCCTCTGGGATCAAACAGGCATTAAAGGCACCGGGCAATGATTCAAAACGAGATCTAAGCATTCCCAGTGTCCTTATCTGAAACCAGTTAACAACAAAATGATTAGGTGTGGAAAAAGCTGAGCAGGGAATGATGGAATTATCTCAGGAACTAACAACTTTTTTATAGTTAATTCATGAAGTTGAAATCATGGAAGCTGAACAACCCTAGTCCATATGTAAATTGGGGTGAGTGTACTGGAAAGTGGCTTAGTTTCATATCTTGTTTCTAACACGAAGAATATGTTTAATTCAATGTCCCACATTTAATCATGCATATCCcctcattttcaacttcaaacattttttgttttaatgccTTTTATCTGACTTCAAAAAATCATGCAATGCACGAGATGCATACTACTGCTGGAACAAGAAGACCAAACTTGAGACTGAAGCAAACATAAACTATAGTATCCACAGGGAAAAAGGCACCACAAAACTTATAACAAAGTTATAAAATCCcataatatgacaaaataaaGCACAAACCCCAAATGATAAGCAATAAGAAAATATGCATAATATAATGATCATAAGTATCGTTTACTTGTGTTATGGTATGACCAATAAAGCAAAGGAAACAAACAGCTCACAACGACCATAATGCACAACATATCAGTATAAAAGTGCATAAACCAAGCATATCTAGTATGGAAGAATAAACTCAGGCTTCTTTCGACTCCCACTAAAGTATGGACAAAACAACAACGAATAAAAACAAAGTATCCAAGTGAAAACCACTAAAGAGAAATGTGGGCAAAATCTACTAACCTCGCCGAGACGACGGAATGCCCCATAAATACCACCAAATAAAGTTGAGAATATGGCATACCAAATCTGGGTATCCATGAAGTAGAcctgaaaa from Trifolium pratense cultivar HEN17-A07 linkage group LG1, ARS_RC_1.1, whole genome shotgun sequence includes these protein-coding regions:
- the LOC123892227 gene encoding callose synthase 3 isoform X1, whose protein sequence is MSSRAGPSSESQGPPLQRRITRTQTAGNLGEAIFDSEVVPSSLVEIAPILRVANEVEKTHPRVAYLCRFYAFEKAHRLDPTSSGRGVRQFKTALLQRLERENDPTLKGRIKKSDAREMQSFYQHYYKKYIQALQNAADKADRAQLTKAYQTANVLFEVLKAVNMTQSMEVDREILETQDKVAEKTEILVPYNILPLDPDSANQAIMRFPEIQAAVFALRNTRGLAWPKDYKKKKDEDILDWLGAMYGFQKHNVANQREHLILLLANVHIRQFPKPDQQPKLDERALTEVMKKLFKNYKKWCKYLGRKSSLWLPTIQQEVQQRKLLYMGLYLLIWGEAANLRFMPECLCYIYHHMAFELYGMLAGNVSPLTGENIKPAYGGEEEAFLRKVVTPIYDVIAKEAERSKRGRSKHSQWRNYDDLNEYFWSVDCFRLGWPMRADADFFCLPVEKLYFDKLKDNNPDNRDRWVGKGNFVEIRSFWHIFRSFDRMWSFFILCLQAMIIVAWNGTGDPSAIFNGDVFKKALSVFITAAILKFGQAILDVILNWKAQRSMSMHVKLRYILKVVSAAAWVIVLSVTYAYTWDNPPGFAQTIQSWFGSRSRSPSMFIMAVAVYLSPNMLAAILFLFPLIRRFLERSNYRIVMFMMWWSQPRLYVGRGMHESTFSLFKYTVFWVLLIITKLAFSYYIEIKPLVEPSKAIMRVHISHFQWHEFFPRARKNIGVVIALWAPIILVYFMDTQIWYAIFSTLFGGIYGAFRRLGEIRTLGMLRSRFESLPGAFNACLIPEEKSEPRKKGLKATLSRRFDQIPSNKGKEAARFAQLWNQIITSFREEDLISNREMDLLLVPYWADPELDLIQWPPFLLASKIPIALDMAKDSNGKDRELRKRIEFDNYMSCAVRECYASFKSIIRHLVQGDREKQVIEYILSEVDKHIEAGDLISEFKLSALPSLYGQFVALIKYLLDNKLEDRDQVVILFQDMLEVVTRDIMMEDHIFSLVDSIHGGSGHEGMLLLEQQHQLFASEGAIRFPIEPVTEAWTEKIKRLYLLLTTKESAMDVPSNLEAKRRISFFSNSLFMDMPTAPKVRNMLSFSVLTPYYTEEVLFSLRELESPNEDGVSILFYLQKIFPDEWNNFLQRVNCSNEDELKEYDELEEELRRWASYRGQTLTRTVRGMMYYRKALELQAFLDMAKDEDLMEGYKAIENSDDNSRGERSLWTQCQAVADMKFSYVVSCQQYGIDKRSGVARAQDILRLMARYPSLRVAYIDEVEEPSKERPKKISKVYYSCLVKAMPKSSSPSETEPEQCLDQVIYKIKLPGPAILGEGKPENQNHAIMFTRGEGLQTIDMNQDNYMEEALKMRNLLQEFLKKHDGVRYPSILGLREHIFTGSVSSLAWFMSNQETSFVTIGQRLLANPLKVRFHYGHPDVFDRLFHLTRGGVSKASKVINLSEDIFAGFNSTLREGNVTHHEYIQVGKGRDVGLNQISMFEAKIANGNGEQTLSRDVYRLGHRFDFFRMLSCYFTTIGFYFSTLITVLTVYVFLYGRLYLVLSGLEEGLSTQKAIRDNKPLQVALASQSFVQIGFLMALPMLMEIGLERGFRTALSEFILMQLQLAPVFFTFSLGTKTHYYGRTLLHGGAKYRPTGRGFVVFHAKFADNYRLYSRSHFVKGIELMTLLIVYQIFGNAYRSGLSYLLITTPMWFMVGTWLYAPFLFNPSGFEWQKIVDDWTDWNKWISIRGGIGVPSEKSWESWWEEEQEHLKYSGMRGIITEILLSLRFFIYQYGLVYHLNFTKSTKSFLVYGISWLVIFFILVVLKTVSVGRRKFSADFQLVFRLMKGLVFVTFVSILVTMIALAHMSLQDIVVCILAFMPTGWGMLQIAQALKPVVCRAGFWESVKTLARGYEVFMGLLLFTPVAFLAWFPFVSEFQTRMLFNQAFSRGLQISRILGGQRKGRSSRNKE